A portion of the Aquicoccus sp. G2-2 genome contains these proteins:
- the xdhA gene encoding xanthine dehydrogenase small subunit, with product MKTRSDIRFLLNGEEVRLDGVKARETLLDFLRIERRLTGTKEGCAEGDCGACTVLVGRLSDDGLRYEPVNACIRFLATVDGCHVVTVEHLRNAEGGLSAVQQAMVVHHGSQCGFCTPGIVMALYALWMEVPKPSEAQVEEALQGNLCRCTGYAPILRAAQAASEYGMPEDDPLLGERDAVITALTGLRDGARVELEDGFIPADVDDFAALYEAHPDATVVAGATDVGLWVTKFLREISPAIFIGHLDGLCGIEDSGEAITLGAGVSYTDAAPVLIGAFPHLRAYWSRIAGWQVRNAGTVGGNIANGSPIGDTPPVLIALGARIVLRKGAARREVPLEAFFIEYGKQDRAPGEFVDSVIVPKPAPGGLHAAWKISKRRDEDISSVAAGFALWVKDGVISDVRAAFGGMAGVPKRAAAAEAALLGAPFEAASFDAAAEALARDFEPLSDWRASSDYRMRVAQNLFRRFWAEHGAGETAELRRAMA from the coding sequence ATGAAAACACGATCAGATATCCGCTTTCTGCTGAATGGCGAAGAAGTGCGTCTTGACGGGGTGAAAGCCCGTGAGACGCTTCTGGATTTTCTGCGGATTGAGCGCAGGTTGACCGGCACCAAGGAAGGCTGTGCCGAGGGCGATTGCGGGGCTTGCACCGTGCTTGTCGGGCGGCTGAGTGATGATGGCCTGCGTTATGAGCCGGTCAATGCCTGTATCCGGTTTCTGGCGACGGTGGACGGCTGCCATGTGGTGACGGTGGAGCATCTGAGGAATGCCGAGGGCGGGTTGAGTGCCGTGCAGCAGGCGATGGTCGTGCATCACGGTAGCCAGTGCGGGTTTTGCACGCCGGGCATCGTGATGGCGCTTTATGCGCTGTGGATGGAAGTGCCGAAACCGAGCGAGGCACAGGTCGAGGAAGCGTTGCAGGGCAACCTTTGCCGCTGCACGGGTTATGCTCCGATCCTGCGCGCGGCGCAGGCGGCGAGCGAATACGGCATGCCCGAGGATGATCCGCTTTTGGGAGAACGCGATGCGGTTATCACGGCGCTTACGGGGTTGCGTGATGGCGCGCGAGTGGAATTGGAAGACGGGTTCATCCCGGCGGATGTGGACGATTTCGCGGCGCTTTACGAGGCGCATCCCGATGCGACCGTGGTGGCGGGGGCAACCGATGTGGGCCTTTGGGTCACGAAATTTCTGCGCGAAATTTCCCCGGCGATTTTCATTGGCCATCTGGATGGTTTGTGCGGGATTGAGGACTCCGGGGAGGCCATCACACTTGGCGCCGGGGTGAGCTACACCGATGCCGCGCCGGTGCTGATCGGGGCGTTTCCGCATTTGCGCGCTTATTGGAGCCGGATCGCCGGTTGGCAGGTGCGCAATGCGGGCACGGTTGGCGGGAATATCGCCAACGGCTCTCCGATTGGGGACACGCCGCCGGTGCTGATTGCCCTTGGTGCGCGGATCGTGCTGCGCAAAGGGGCGGCGCGCCGCGAGGTGCCGCTGGAAGCGTTCTTCATCGAGTATGGCAAGCAGGATCGCGCGCCGGGCGAGTTCGTGGATTCCGTGATCGTGCCGAAACCCGCGCCGGGCGGGCTGCACGCGGCATGGAAAATCTCAAAACGCCGCGATGAAGATATTTCATCGGTTGCCGCCGGGTTCGCGCTTTGGGTCAAGGACGGTGTGATTAGTGACGTGCGGGCCGCGTTTGGCGGCATGGCGGGCGTTCCGAAACGGGCGGCGGCGGCAGAGGCGGCCTTGCTGGGCGCGCCGTTCGAGGCGGCGAGCTTTGACGCGGCGGCAGAGGCATTGGCGCGAGATTTTGAACCGCTCAGCGATTGGCGGGCCAGTTCGGACTATCGGATGCGGGTGGCGCAAAACCTGTTCCGCCGGTTTTGGGCCGAGCACGGCGCCGGAGAGACGGCTGAATTGAGGAGGGCTATGGCATGA
- a CDS encoding LysR family transcriptional regulator: MSYLENIQTFVRVYQLGSMSAAARDQRISPAVASSRISQLEEHLNARLFQRTTRKLHATEQGRIFYDGALHVLDAVAEAEAAVGEVTRDPRGTIYAAAPLGLGRRVIAPQAPAFKDEFPLINLRLRLSDRKLDVTAEGLDVMFFLGTPEDSSLRIRKIADCARLLCASPSYLARKGTPATPEDLTTGAHDCLNLRYPGAPEFQWPLQTAEGIKRFAVVGPFETDDGDVLTNWALDGQGIILKPHFELAEHLASGALVPVLEQTPPISVQLAALYTHRNRQDAKVRLFLDFMAERIIERLQKLEKLAPPG, translated from the coding sequence ATGTCCTACCTTGAGAATATCCAAACCTTCGTGCGTGTCTATCAACTTGGCTCAATGTCCGCCGCCGCCCGCGATCAACGAATTTCGCCCGCCGTGGCCTCGTCGCGCATCTCGCAGCTTGAAGAGCACCTCAACGCCCGGCTGTTTCAGCGCACCACCCGCAAGCTCCACGCCACCGAACAGGGGCGCATTTTCTATGATGGCGCGCTGCATGTGCTTGATGCCGTGGCCGAAGCCGAAGCCGCCGTGGGCGAAGTCACCCGCGACCCGCGCGGCACCATCTATGCCGCCGCTCCGCTGGGGTTGGGCAGGCGTGTCATCGCTCCACAAGCCCCTGCTTTTAAAGATGAATTTCCCCTTATAAACCTGCGTCTGCGGCTGTCTGACCGCAAGCTCGACGTCACCGCCGAAGGCCTCGACGTGATGTTCTTTTTGGGCACCCCGGAAGACAGCTCACTGCGGATTCGCAAGATCGCCGACTGCGCGCGCCTGCTCTGCGCCTCGCCATCCTACCTCGCGCGCAAGGGCACGCCCGCCACGCCCGAGGACCTGACCACCGGCGCGCATGACTGCCTCAACCTGCGCTATCCCGGCGCGCCCGAATTTCAATGGCCGCTGCAAACCGCCGAGGGAATCAAACGCTTTGCGGTCGTCGGCCCATTTGAAACCGATGACGGCGACGTCCTTACCAACTGGGCGCTCGACGGGCAGGGAATCATCTTGAAACCGCATTTCGAACTGGCCGAGCATCTCGCCTCCGGCGCGCTGGTCCCGGTTCTGGAACAGACCCCGCCGATCTCGGTGCAACTTGCGGCTCTCTATACCCACCGAAACCGACAGGACGCAAAAGTGCGCCTGTTCCTCGATTTCATGGCCGAGCGGATCATTGAACGGCTTCAGAAGCTTGAGAAACTCGCACCACCCGGCTGA
- the xdhB gene encoding xanthine dehydrogenase molybdopterin binding subunit gives MNKVSEIKAEPRGAAHQELAHESAVKHVSGRADYCDDILEPAGTLHAYLGVSDVACGRIVSMDLSAVEAVPGVLGVLTADDVPGENQVSTVAAGDEPLFPSERVEFHAQPLFAVVAESRDIARRAAALAKVEIEAETPVITAREALAAKNPDVTVPLTLQRGDADAGMAAAKNVIRGSVEIGGQEHLYLEGQIAFAIPGEDEDVIVHSSSQHPTEAQHMVAHVLGVPAHCVVVNVRRMGGGFGGKESQMILFACVAALAAKRWNRPVKIRPDRDQDMGSTGKRHDFACDYEVGYDDDGRIEAVRAQLASRCGFSADLSGPVTDRALFHADNAYYFPNVRLQSRPIKTNTVSNTAFRGFGGPQGLLMGERMIEEIAYALGRDPLEIRKANFYGEGRDVTPYHQKVEDNILDRIVTELEDSAEYQARRKAIIAENAKGGIIRKGIALTPVKFGISFTATWYNQAGALLHIYNDGSLMLNHGGTEMGQGLNTKVAQVAAEAFQVDIDMVKVTKTTTEKVPNTSATAASSGSDLNGMAALDACEQIKARLVAFACETKGVSAGEVEFLPGRVRVGAEEVAWADFIMEAYMARVQLSSAGFYKTPKIHWNRDTGQGRPFFYFAYGAACSEVSVDTLTGEYQVDRVDILHDVGHSLNPAIDRGQVEGGFVQGMGWLTTEELWWDDAGRLRTHAPSTYKIPLASDKPREFNVKLAEWSVNPERSIKRSKAVGEPPLMLAVSVVEAISMAVASMANYRECPRLDTPATPERVLKAVDRLRG, from the coding sequence ATGAATAAGGTGAGCGAGATCAAGGCCGAGCCACGCGGTGCTGCACATCAGGAGCTGGCGCATGAAAGTGCTGTCAAGCATGTCTCGGGCCGGGCGGATTACTGCGACGATATTCTGGAGCCTGCGGGGACACTGCATGCCTATCTCGGGGTGTCGGATGTGGCTTGTGGGCGCATCGTTTCGATGGACCTGAGTGCTGTCGAGGCGGTGCCCGGTGTGCTGGGCGTTCTGACGGCGGATGACGTTCCAGGGGAAAATCAGGTTAGCACGGTTGCAGCGGGCGATGAGCCGCTTTTCCCGAGCGAACGGGTGGAGTTTCATGCCCAGCCGCTTTTCGCGGTGGTGGCCGAAAGCCGGGATATCGCCCGGCGGGCGGCGGCTTTGGCGAAAGTGGAGATTGAAGCGGAGACGCCGGTGATTACCGCGCGAGAGGCGCTGGCGGCGAAGAATCCGGACGTGACCGTGCCGCTGACGCTTCAGCGCGGCGATGCCGATGCCGGGATGGCGGCGGCGAAAAACGTCATACGCGGTAGCGTTGAGATCGGCGGGCAGGAGCATCTTTACCTTGAAGGGCAGATTGCCTTTGCGATTCCGGGCGAGGACGAGGATGTGATCGTTCACAGCTCAAGCCAGCACCCGACCGAGGCACAGCACATGGTTGCCCATGTTCTGGGTGTTCCGGCGCATTGCGTGGTCGTGAATGTGCGGCGTATGGGCGGGGGCTTTGGTGGCAAGGAAAGCCAGATGATCCTGTTCGCCTGCGTGGCGGCGTTGGCCGCGAAACGCTGGAACCGGCCGGTGAAGATTCGCCCCGACCGTGATCAGGATATGGGCTCGACCGGGAAGCGGCACGATTTTGCCTGCGATTACGAGGTCGGCTATGACGATGATGGACGCATCGAGGCAGTGCGCGCGCAGCTTGCCTCGCGCTGTGGGTTTTCGGCGGACCTTTCCGGCCCGGTGACAGACCGCGCGCTGTTCCACGCTGACAATGCCTATTACTTCCCGAATGTTCGACTGCAATCGCGCCCGATCAAGACCAACACGGTATCCAACACCGCATTTCGCGGCTTTGGCGGGCCGCAAGGGTTGCTGATGGGAGAGCGGATGATCGAAGAGATCGCCTATGCGCTGGGGCGTGACCCGCTGGAGATTCGCAAGGCCAATTTCTATGGCGAGGGGCGGGATGTTACGCCGTATCACCAGAAGGTCGAGGACAACATACTTGACCGTATTGTAACCGAGTTGGAGGACAGTGCGGAATATCAGGCGCGGCGCAAGGCGATTATCGCAGAGAACGCCAAGGGCGGGATCATTCGCAAGGGGATCGCACTTACCCCGGTGAAGTTTGGAATTTCGTTCACGGCAACATGGTATAATCAGGCCGGTGCCCTGCTGCATATCTACAATGATGGTTCGTTGATGCTGAACCATGGCGGCACGGAGATGGGCCAAGGGCTTAATACCAAGGTGGCGCAAGTGGCGGCCGAGGCGTTTCAGGTCGATATCGACATGGTGAAAGTGACCAAGACCACGACCGAGAAAGTGCCCAATACATCCGCCACGGCGGCTTCGTCCGGGTCGGACCTGAACGGTATGGCGGCGCTGGATGCGTGCGAGCAGATCAAGGCGCGGTTGGTGGCGTTTGCCTGCGAGACCAAGGGCGTGAGCGCGGGGGAGGTCGAGTTTCTGCCGGGCCGGGTCCGCGTTGGCGCAGAAGAGGTCGCCTGGGCGGATTTCATCATGGAAGCTTATATGGCGCGGGTACAGCTTTCCAGCGCCGGGTTCTACAAGACGCCGAAGATCCACTGGAACCGGGACACCGGCCAAGGGCGGCCGTTCTTCTATTTCGCTTACGGGGCTGCATGTTCGGAGGTGTCGGTGGATACACTGACCGGAGAATATCAGGTGGACCGTGTGGATATCTTGCATGACGTTGGCCATTCATTGAACCCGGCGATTGACCGCGGACAGGTGGAAGGCGGGTTCGTGCAAGGCATGGGCTGGTTGACCACGGAAGAGCTTTGGTGGGACGATGCCGGGCGGCTGCGCACACATGCGCCGTCGACCTACAAGATCCCGCTTGCCTCTGACAAGCCGCGCGAATTCAACGTGAAACTGGCGGAATGGTCGGTCAATCCGGAGCGCAGCATCAAACGGTCGAAAGCGGTGGGTGAACCGCCGCTGATGTTGGCGGTTTCGGTGGTTGAGGCAATTTCCATGGCGGTGGCGAGCATGGCCAATTACCGTGAATGTCCGCGGCTTGATACGCCAGCAACGCCGGAGCGGGTGTTGAAGGCGGTGGACCGGCTTAGGGGATAA
- the guaD gene encoding guanine deaminase, producing the protein MKLLRGRVLSFHAEPTGADEAAFSYIEDGALLIRDGVIEKRGEYGALKGQASEEIDHRPHLLMAGFIDCHIHFPQVQVIASWGEQLLDWLENYTFPAEMRFVDEAHAARMATAYCDLLTGHGTTTAVSYCSVHAASAEAYFAEAERRGMCMIGGKVMMDCNAPDGLRDTPQSGYDDSKALAEKWHGRGRARYAISPRFALTSTPEQLEMTGALVQEFPDCYMQTHVDENLNEIKRAHELYPDAPDYMGIYEQYGLLGPKALLGHSIHMTEREIGVIGETGAKPVFCPTSNLFLGSGLYDDAGLRARGIKGAIATDVGGGTSYSMLQTLNEGYKVLQLQRQQKHPFEMFHWITRGNAVALGLEHEIGTLDENTAADVVVLNARASDEMTLRAETVETLAEELFLLMVLGDDRAVVQTYVAGEPMKAES; encoded by the coding sequence ATGAAATTGTTACGAGGCCGGGTTCTGAGCTTTCACGCCGAACCCACGGGCGCGGATGAGGCGGCGTTTAGCTATATCGAGGATGGTGCGTTGCTGATCCGCGATGGGGTGATCGAGAAACGTGGCGAATATGGCGCGCTGAAAGGGCAGGCGAGCGAGGAGATCGACCACAGGCCGCATTTGCTGATGGCCGGGTTTATCGACTGTCATATTCATTTTCCGCAGGTGCAAGTGATTGCCTCTTGGGGGGAGCAACTGCTTGATTGGCTTGAGAATTATACGTTCCCGGCGGAAATGCGGTTTGTCGATGAGGCCCATGCGGCGCGGATGGCGACGGCCTATTGCGATTTGCTGACCGGGCACGGGACGACGACGGCAGTTTCCTATTGTTCGGTTCATGCCGCTTCGGCAGAGGCGTATTTCGCGGAGGCCGAGCGGCGGGGCATGTGCATGATCGGCGGCAAGGTGATGATGGATTGCAATGCACCCGACGGGCTGCGCGATACGCCGCAATCGGGCTATGACGACAGCAAGGCGCTGGCCGAGAAATGGCACGGGCGGGGGCGCGCGCGCTATGCGATCTCACCGCGCTTTGCGCTGACCTCCACGCCGGAGCAGTTGGAAATGACCGGCGCGTTGGTGCAGGAATTCCCTGATTGCTACATGCAGACGCATGTTGATGAGAACCTCAACGAGATAAAGCGCGCGCATGAGCTTTATCCCGATGCGCCCGACTACATGGGGATTTACGAGCAATACGGGCTGCTCGGCCCCAAAGCATTGTTGGGGCATTCCATTCACATGACCGAACGCGAGATCGGGGTAATTGGCGAAACCGGGGCGAAGCCGGTTTTCTGCCCGACCTCGAACCTGTTTCTTGGCAGCGGGCTTTATGACGATGCCGGGTTGCGCGCGCGGGGGATCAAGGGGGCGATTGCCACCGATGTGGGCGGTGGCACCAGCTATTCCATGCTGCAAACGCTGAACGAGGGTTACAAGGTGCTGCAATTGCAACGCCAGCAGAAACATCCCTTTGAGATGTTCCACTGGATCACGCGCGGCAATGCCGTGGCGCTGGGGCTGGAACACGAGATTGGCACGCTGGATGAGAATACGGCGGCGGATGTCGTTGTGTTGAATGCGCGAGCGAGCGACGAGATGACGCTGCGCGCGGAGACGGTGGAGACCTTGGCGGAAGAGCTGTTCCTGCTGATGGTGCTGGGCGACGACCGTGCGGTGGTGCAGACCTACGTGGCAGGCGAACCGATGAAGGCCGAGAGTTAG
- the xdhC gene encoding xanthine dehydrogenase accessory protein XdhC: MALREFFAQNQGVVRARVTGALGSSPRDAGAEMYVSATEMTGTIGGGQLEYMALQRAREMLQGEEAHAELDVPLGPEIGQCCGGRAIVALDRVDATIREAALVAETEAEAVLPMVMIFGAGHVGRALAKVLALLPVQVKVVDSREAELQQVEGAQTCLTALPEREIDAAPEGAAFVIMTHDHGLDYLLVAQALTRRDAVYVGMIGSTTKRAKFFNWARQHDSGIDVSRLVCPMGSAGLGDKRPAVIAAFIATELMSVFAAARDSAPMEAIA, from the coding sequence ATGGCGCTGCGAGAGTTCTTTGCGCAAAATCAGGGTGTTGTGCGTGCGCGGGTGACGGGTGCGTTGGGGTCGTCGCCGCGTGATGCGGGCGCAGAGATGTATGTTTCTGCCACGGAAATGACGGGCACGATCGGCGGCGGCCAGCTTGAATATATGGCGCTGCAACGGGCGCGTGAGATGCTGCAAGGCGAAGAGGCCCATGCGGAGCTGGATGTTCCGCTTGGGCCGGAGATTGGCCAATGCTGCGGCGGGCGCGCGATAGTGGCACTTGACCGGGTGGATGCGACGATCCGGGAGGCGGCATTGGTGGCGGAGACCGAGGCCGAGGCGGTGTTGCCAATGGTGATGATCTTTGGAGCCGGGCATGTTGGGCGGGCGCTTGCCAAGGTCTTGGCGTTATTGCCGGTTCAGGTGAAGGTGGTGGATTCGCGTGAGGCGGAATTACAGCAGGTCGAGGGCGCGCAGACGTGCCTGACGGCACTACCGGAGCGGGAGATTGACGCGGCCCCGGAAGGCGCGGCTTTTGTCATCATGACGCATGACCACGGATTGGATTATCTGTTGGTGGCGCAGGCGTTGACCCGCCGCGACGCGGTTTATGTCGGAATGATCGGATCAACCACGAAGCGGGCGAAGTTTTTCAACTGGGCACGTCAGCATGACAGCGGAATCGACGTGAGCCGTCTGGTCTGCCCGATGGGGAGTGCCGGGTTGGGCGACAAGCGTCCGGCGGTGATTGCGGCGTTTATCGCGACCGAATTGATGAGCGTGTTCGCCGCCGCACGCGACAGCGCGCCGATGGAGGCGATTGCATGA